In Sphaeramia orbicularis chromosome 7, fSphaOr1.1, whole genome shotgun sequence, one genomic interval encodes:
- the wnk3 gene encoding serine/threonine-protein kinase WNK1, which produces MATDPGEPTGTEESSEKPDGRREEGTEREGRANSQRERLHSTPSDLPSSQTQEGEQLKERLEESGEEGEGNSARKGRRTQFNLFHSLHLLYRSTRVRKRSGGASRGTSQCPPPGATLLRYSLHQQCQQQGAASSCAALGHDPSCASSSQEPGKDVPTSSSTQKGKEREREQEEEAEMKAVATSPGGRFLKFDIELGRGAFKTVYKGLDTETWVEVAWCELQDRKLTKAEQQRFKEEAEMLKGLQHPNIVRFYDSWESVLRGKKCIVLVTELMTSGTLKTYLKRFKVMKPKVLRSWCRQILKGLHFLHTRTPPIVHRDLKCDNIFITGPTGSVKIGDLGLATLMRTSFAKSVIGTPEFMAPEMYEEHYDESVDVYAFGMCMLEMATSEYPYSECQNAAQIYRKVTSGIKPASFDKVNDPEIKEIIEGCIRQNKSQRLSIKDLLNHAFFGEDTGVRVELAEEDTGTQDCLALRIWVEEPKKLKGKHKDNEAIEFSYDLENDSAEEVALEMVKSGFFHESDAKVVGKSIRDRVNLIKKSRERRQQQVLQQQQGFEERRDSTLTSYTFTHPTGTSSLGQRAAGLTGGAHESEEMPEFDQHVRQQHILSSTTLSLPEGESMGSASCESYASGQSQAYSQQGESYTHSTAASNTGALPHPQMLPIGESGGVPTVPIGQSVSMSSMSIGQSEGVPVGQTFLQPTTMVPQVSASVPQQYFQPQTYPADTFPSTRSPWVNTPLTGIHTPVSPQAPINVLTTSMSVSDPAGLTGTIVPSLNRANPLPLPCSSLTSLPRQHPSKHSLSCNIHNSSHSSKWRPRPLCSNNNKLLPLSLKPNIINRAFTNSCPDNSHEPQQQSVVPVLPTPQQQVLPSQTGREQQAMPLQQPGEQPSTYIQHQSGDPCEQTLIQTQLQQQLQQQQTFLQQQQTQQLGHQQHQQQALMLDQQQTYIQQQLDQQQQKVLLQQQQTQQAQLQQHQLEKQQAHIQKQLLDQQQQQALIKQHQDQQQALVQQQQPQQALLHQLEQQQQTPLKTQQQNQFYQQIEQHQVAVQQETQKQQSGQQQQQILQQQKEQQLQQQALLQHVEQQQQQALLQKHLQQQAFLQQQQQLQQAQLQQQQQEQQQAQLKQQLEQQQQALLQQQLEQQRQQQALIQQQQAERLQQQTLMQQIQEQQQQQAAIIQIQQTEKPEVISIQPSHIEQQIQQQQADMQHVCIPQVNTTQFTPHAILTQQQIMEQQQQAALIKPQQTFVAQPQHTASVIEPHIPVGPQSGSEVIQHRTQTASQAQIPIPIQTGQVPVQTSTVIPAQVLAQQGQSEAHPQIQGQGPLQFVAQSATQVTQATNEAQVTPPEALIQGQTQAIQTQQMPLQSNYSGLAAPAQSQVSAQSLIQTQPLHLTINQPTHGTNVDLHSQIVVQSSAAVAPSNGQIQHETPVKQTTQMSGLLQGQLQTQVQAQPQQLHTQAAAGLLTHQYIPQPSHQAMPSVQQDIAHITQQQQPVLQFQQMVLSPGLAGSVGTNTSSLNPAVDPANFITSPNPVPQTGQPYVLGQTLVPQYLQAQQHPLGSTADPAVIQPVSQSAVPQPAEQYQQQLQKLSQVQVQQPAPTLAPQQPLPVLTQLPVQPIPTPIQQPSPQKQAPIPPDEGQVPLQCQPASHPVTHITAQIVSSNVAEPQSQNRNLPLYSQVVAGAPPSPQHHAKQSLPAHTHTQTNIQAQTHSQTQTHVQTQAHSHTQTHTEAPITEQPVLPHAVFPAQQLPLSPSHISCPPPSLPSLPSLPCNHPAAAPAPELPTSPPAAQVTLPGQADFIPTSPPPVTTLESLDSNAPILPQASLQDCDLSLLGIAQDGPYLSSIEHHSSSGSVPPSGEDAFQLLANGKLEKVKSQRRASCQKPEKVSHQFQLSMLQVSSSGDNMVECQLETHSNKMVTFKFDIEGDAPEDIADYMVEEDFVLDVEKEKFVEELRAIVKKAQEILQTHSQTGSTDQLHVSTPTSASVDSVPHSSPVGRWRFFINQTIRHRDSLSNQGAITPPPAVEARIPQSSNTETESEGTQKPESLTGMASAPCQTLSATSPPVSSVSAPASMAPATAASAPHTTASESISAPASTLECSVPVTASTGLEPVLTSISSDQISNVTSSVAVPVAASLTTLPAVPNVVSPTPSVFLPEIPTSPGNSGCSSIGQSIGDTVITVPRPCMPAADHSSTSFQSPPPTATVTSPPVSQHGLEQQQQTLVQMAKPAPQQPQSQLQPQLQPAVQQQVPAIQPQLPAVQLEQQVQRVQVPPQQQQSQHIVLQEQLQLQQSLQQLQQQQQLIQKQLPLHQQLTEVQMLPLPGHTELLQQSVPLQQFLPTLPLQQTQQTLTQQQTPQYTTQVLQQPQLSQLPQQPMAPQAVVPQQQAQVDQQKQQQQLNLQQTMHLQQQQMVQQQLQQQQLFMGAVTLKPDQSQMMPISMSQQFLQQQAQLNVSPSPQQIQQQIQIPTETAQQHIQSQKLLQQFEQQPDTPQKQQQFPLQKQSSLQHSESEVSTGETSFTEDTGSYSAPLHPSSDSSLPPLQLGTAEAPVPSLSLTMTPSPAQPSSVAESDSEGPPKIEFVDNRIKTLDEKLRNLLYQEYSSGTATVTGGAPSAPTSASAASTSAGGDESSEPQSVHPVSFPPPASSSDTSPHSSSSTTSSTTSRSSSTSPDLERDGGEEASSEFPNSFELGPVEHQPGPFVPSTSACSTPPSSLLPLNQDDSTGAQRPPVPGEPMILAVPPQSDTSTTGDASWPPNQHPIPLRHGQQQHNAGGGYFGLNLTCPSIRNPVSKKSWTRKFKNWACKLRHSASLFKKPRVQQVWMDFNTLPLCSCPMFVHVHLYVSVFSFCTLSRHHCGVYSCVSVFLSLGPCLPFLFFIPISSSDGRSCSQTLSEEKEVTPLNPPESRKGRFQVTPVVQSSPPKDTPSGHGSTHRKVGRFSVTQAETKKEDRHTDSSPVSPDLERERRKSRAKEGEKEEGKRTPAMPRGHGHSHSPLGSSDDDESELEDEDLRKELHKLREKHIKEVVSLQAQQNRELQELYRQLRSLKDQRQSLPVPLSRTPPLPTAPPVLSPRRPRPAKIKLRQRPHSHMDNNGLTHSGIQQSSSFSGGEQSRLPLYCNPEHRTSLPAKRDHSPLRKSTFTDELHKLVDNWTKDTVGPAPPKPSLNQIKQIQQVQEFGGWSQPSEAPAGWFPVSPMNPQAPTAPASLPVAAPSHFAGGGSLSTLHSPGPTSQTHVAQVPQMQQSLHLHQSLPLQQLTYQQSPLRQQIPQPRMQTPILSQSQPQTQPITQLPHSPPQSQPLLPSQLPTSPVSTAAPLLTGSSTSASTESSAATGGTFCSCSSTPSTCSSACSTAAALPSSAKIHPTPPTSTLPLGQK; this is translated from the exons GACCGCAAGCTGACCAAAGCAGAGCAACAACGCTTCAAGGAGGAGGCGGAGATGCTGAAAGGGCTCCAGCACCCCAACATTGTTCGCTTCTACGATTCCTGGGAGTCCGTGCTGCGTGGCAAAAAGTGCATCGTTCTTGTCACTGAACTCATGACTTCAGGGACACTTAAAAC TTACCTGAAACGCTTTAAAGTCATGAAACCCAAGGTCTTGAGGAGCTGGTGTAGGCAGATCCTGAAGGGCCTTCACTTCCTTCACACCAGGACTCCTCCGATTGTCCACCGGGACCTTAAGTGTGACAACATCTTCATAACAGGCCCTACAGGCTCAGTTAAGATTGGGGACCTTGGTCTGGCCACCCTTATGAGGACCTCTTTTGCCAAGAGTGTTATAG GAACTCCAGAGTTCATGGCTCCAGAGATGTATGAGGAGCACTACGATGAGTCTGTTGATGTCTATGCTTTTGGGATGTGCATGCTGGAGATGGCTACTTCAGAATATCCTTATTCTGAGTGCCAAAATGCTGCGCAAATCTATCGCAAAGTCACAAGT GGTATAAAACCAGCCAGCTTTGATAAAGTGAATGACCCAGAGATCAAAGAGATAATTGAAGGCTGCATTCGTCAGAACAAGAGCCAGAG ACTCTCCATCAAAGACCTACTGAACCATGCATTCTTTGGGGAGGACACAGGGGTTCGGGTGGAGCTTGCAGAAGAAGACACAGGCACCCAGGATTGTTTGGCACTTCGGATTTGGGTTGAAGAGCCCAAGAAACTCAAGGGAAAACACAAAGACAATGAGGCCATTGAGTTCAGTTATGACCTGGAGAATGACAGTGCTGAGGAGGTGGCTCTAGAGATG GTGAAATCAGGCTTCTTCCATGAGAGTGATGCCAAGGTGGTGGGAAAATCCATTCGGGACCGAGTAAATCTGATCAAAAAGTCACGCGAGCGGCGGCAACAGCAAGTTCTCCAACAGCAGCAAGGCTTTGAAGAAAGAAGAGACTCCACTCTCACCTCCTACACCTTTACTCACCCTACTGGCACATCCTCTCTAGGGCAAAGGGCAGCTGGACTGACAGGAGGTGCACATGAGTCTGAGGAGATGCCTGAATTTGACCAGCATGTCCGACAACAGCACATTCTTAGTTCGACCACGCTCAGCCTGCCAG AAGGTGAGAGCATGGGGTCAGCCAGTTGTGAATCTTATGCAAGTGGACAGAGCCAGGCATACTCTCAACAAGGGGAGTCGTACACCCACTCCACAGCTGCATCT AACACCGGAGCATTGCCTCACCCTCAGATGCTCCCAATTGGTGAAAGTGGAGGTGTTCCAACTGTGCCTATTGGTCAGAGTGTTAGCATGTCGAGTATGTCCATAGGCCAAAGTGAAGGGGTGCCTGTTGGTCAGACATTTTTGCAGCCCACTACCATGGTTCCACAGGTATCAGCAAGTGTACCTCAACAATATTTTCAG CCACAGACATACCCAGCAGACACATTTCCATCTACCCGCTCCCCATGGGTCAATACCCCCCTCACAGGCATACATACCCCTGTTTCCCCACAAGCACCCATTAATGTTCTCACTACATCCATGTCAGTCAGTGATCCTGCTGGACTAACGGGGACCATTGTGCCCTCGCTCAACAGAGCCAACCCCCTGCCACTCCCATGCAGCTCACTGACATCACTCCCCAGACAGCACCCCAGCAAACACAGCCTGTCATG CAACATCCACAACAGCAGCCACAGCAGCAAATGGAGGCCCAGGCCGCTCTGCTCGAACAACAACAAGTTATTGCCGCTCAGCCTCAAACCGAACATCATCAACAGAGCCTTTACCAACAGCTGTCCAGACAATTCACATGAGCCTCAACAACAGTCTGTTGTACCTGTTCTGCCAACTCCTCAGCAACAAGTGTTACCTTCACAAACAGGTAGGGAGCAGCAAGCTATGCCATTACAACAGCCAGGAGAGCAACCTTCGACATATATACAGCATCAGTCAGGGGACCCCTGTGAGCAGACACTGATACAAACACAACTGCAACAACAACTTCAGCAACAGCAAACCTTTTTACAACAGCAGCAGACGCAACAGCTCGGGCACCAGCAGCACCAACAGCAAGCTTTGATGCTTGATCAACAGCAGACATATATCCAGCAACAGCTTGATCAGCAGCAACAAAAAGTACTGcttcagcagcaacaaacacagcagGCCCAGCTACAACAGCATCAACTAGAGAAGCAACAGGCTCATATACAGAAACAACTGTTGGATCAACAACAGCAGCAAGCTCTTATTAAACAGCATCAGGACCAACAGCAAGCACTTGTGCAACAACAACAGCCTCAACAAGCACTTTTACATCAATTAGAGCAACAACAACAGACTCCATTAAAGACACAACAACAAAACCAGTtttatcaacaaattgaacaacaCCAAGTTGCAGTACAGcaagaaacacagaaacagcaaagtggacagcagcagcaacagattTTGCAGCAGCAAAAAGAACAGCAACTACAGCAGCAAGCCTTACTTCAGCATGtggagcaacaacaacaacaagcactACTACAAAAGCACTTACAACAACAGGCTTTtttacaacaacagcagcagttaCAACAAGCTCAgcttcagcagcagcaacaagAGCAGCAACAAGCTCAACTTAAGCAGCAGCTAGAACAGCAGCAACAGGCCCTGCTGCAACAACAGTTAGAGCAACAGCGTCAACAACAGGCACTGATACAACAGCAGCAAGCAGAAAGGTTGCAACAACAGACTCTGATGCAACAGATTCAagagcaacagcagcaacaagcaGCCATCATTCAAATTCAACAAACTGAGAAACCAGAGGTTATTTCTATTCAACCAAGTCATATTGAGCAGCAAATTCAACAGCAGCAAGCTGATATGCAGCATGTGTGTATTCCTCAAGTGAACACCACTCAGTTTACGCCACATGCCATTCTCACACAGCAGCAAATAATGGAGCAACAACAACAAGCAGCACTCATCAAGCCACAGCAAACCTTTGTCGCTCAGCCACAGCATACTGCCTCTGTAATAGAGCCTCATATCCCAGTTGGACCTCAGTCTGGCTCTGAGGTGATTCAGCACCGAACACAAACTGCTTCCCAGGCCCAGATCCCCATACCCATTCAGACTGGGCAAGTCCCTGTTCAGACATCTACTGTTATTCCAGCTCAAGTCCTAGCTCAGCAAGGACAAAGTGAGGCTCATCCCCAGATCCAAGGACAAGGGCCACTTCAGTTTGTAGCTCAGTCTGCAACCCAAGTAACTCAGGCTACAAATGAGGCCCAAGTAACTCCTCCAGAAGCTCTCATCCAGGGACAGACACAAGCTATCCAGACCCAGCAAATGCCGTTACAGTCTAATTACTCAGGCCTTGCTGCTCCTGCACAGAGCCAGGTGAGCGCCCAGTCTTTAATCCAGACACAACCTCTGCATTTAACTATCAATCAGCCAACACATGGAACAAATGTTGACCTTCACAGCCAGATTGTTGTCCAGTCTTCAGCAGCAGTTGCCCCAAGTAATGGTCAGATCCAACATGAGACTCCTGTTAAGCAAACTACTCAAATGTCAGGACTCCTCCAGGGGCAGTTGCAAACTCAAGTTCAAGCTCAGCCACAACAACTGCACACTCAGGCTGCTGCTGGACTTTTGACCCATCAGTATATCCCTCAGCCTTCTCACCAAGCTATGCCATCTGTACAGCAAGATATAGCTCATATTACACAGCAGCAACagccagtgctgcagtttcagcagATGGTTCTATCTCCTGGCTTAGCTGGAAGTGTTGGAACTAACACTTCTAGTCTGAATCCTGCAGTTGACCCCGCAAACTTTATCACCAGTCCTAATCCTGTGCCGCAAACTGGACAGCCCTATGTCTTAGGCCAAACATTGGTTCCTCAGTATCTTCAGGCCCAGCAGCATCCTTTAGGAAGCACTGCTGACCCTGCAGTAATTCAGCCAGTTTCTCAGTCTGCTGTGCCTCAACCTGCTGAGCAATACCAACAACAGCTCCAAAAGCTTTCTCAAGTGCAAGTGCAGCAACCAGCACCTACACTAGCTCCACAGCAACCGTTGCCAGTATTAACCCAGTTACCAGTCCAACCAATACCAACTCCAATTCAGCAACCATCTCCTCAAAAGCAAGCACCTATACCCCCTGATGAAGGTCAGGTGCCGCTGCAGTGTCAGCCTGCTTCACATCCAGTGACCCATATTACAGCGCAAATAGTGTCAAGTAATGTGGCTGAGCCTCAGTCCCAGAACAGGAACCTGCCTCTCTACAGTCAAGTTGTAGCAGGTGCACCTCCCTCTCCTCAGCATCATGCCAAGCAGTCCCTAccggctcacacacacacacaaactaacaTTCAAGCCCAAACACACTCGCAGACACAGACACACGTCCAGACACAagctcattcacacacacagacacacactgaggcACCCATAACTGAACAGCCTGTTTTACCCCATGCTGTTTTCCCTGCACAACAGTTGCCCCTCAGCCCCTCTCATATTTCATGCCCGCCACCATCACTACCATCTCTCCCATCTCTGCCATGCAACCATCCTGCTGCTGCCCCTGCTCCAGAGCTGCCAACATCTCCACCAGCGGCCCAGGTAACCCTACCAGGGCAGGCCGACTTTATACCCACCTCCCCTCCGCCTGTCACCACTTTAGAGTCGCTTGATTCTAATGCTCCCATACTGCCCCAAGCCTCGCTTCAAGACTGTGACCTTTCCCTGCTGGGCATTGCTCAG GATGGCCCTTATCTGTCAAGCATAGAACATCATTCTTCATCAGG GTCTGTACCACCTAGTGGAGAAGATGCCTTTCAGCTCTTGGCCAATGGGAAATTAGAGAAAGTCAAGTCTCAGAGAAGAGCATCTTGTCAGAAGCCAGAGAAAGTGTCTCATCAGTTCCAATTAAGCATGCTCCAG GTGTCTAGCAGTGGGGACAATATGGTAGAATGTCAGCTGGAGACCCACAGCAACAAGATGGTGACATTTAAATTTGACATTGAAGGGGATGCACCTGAGGACATAGCTGATTACATG gTGGAGGAAGACTTTGTTCTTGATGTGGAGAAAGAAAAATTTGTTGAGGAGCTAAGAGCCATAGTTAAAAAAGCTCAAGAAATTCTTCAAACACATTCACAG ACTGGGTCTACAGACCAGCTTCACGTGAGCACTCCAACTAGTGCTTCAG TGGACTCTGTGCCCCATTCCTCCCCTGTGGGGCGGTGGCGCTTTTTTATCAACCAGACCATCCGCCACAGAGACTCTCTGTCCAATCAGGGAGCCATTACGCCACCGCCTGCTGTAGAAGCAAGGATACCCCAGTCTTCAAACACAGAGACAG AAAGTGAAGGAACTCAGAAACCGGAGTCCTTGACTGGAATGGCCTCTGCCCCCTGCCAAACATTGTCTGCCACCTCCCCTCCAGTCTCCTCTGTCTCAGCCCCTGCCTCCATGGCCCCAGCTACTGCTGCTTCTGCTCCTCACACCACTGCCTCTGAAAGCATCTCTGCTCCTGCCTCCACTCTTGAGTGCTCTGTCCCTGTTACTGCTTCCACTGGTCTTGAACCAGTCCTCACCTCAATCTCTTCTGACCAAATTTCCAATGTTACCTCATCTGTAGCAGTGCCTGTTGCTGCCAGCCTCACCACCTTGCCTGCTGTTCCAAATGTTGTTTCTCCCACACCCAGTGTCTTTCTTCCTGAAATCCCCACATCTCCTGGAAACAGTGGTTGCTCAAGCATAGGTCAAAGTATTGGAGATACAGTCATAACTGTTCCAAGGCCATGTATGCCTGCAGCAGATCATTCCTCAACCTCATTTCAGTCCCCTCCTCCCACTGCCACAGTGACCTCTCCTCCAGTAAGTCAGCATGGcctggagcagcagcagcagacactCGTTCAGATGGCCAAGCCTGCTCCACAACAACCACAGtcacaactacaaccacagctacaGCCCGCAGTACAGCAGCAGGTGCCAGCAATTCAGCCACAACTTCCAGCAGTTCAGCTTGAACAGCAGGTTCAACGAGTACAAGTACCACCACAACAACAGCAATCACAACATATAGTGCTCCAAGAACAACTTCAGCTGCAGCAATCTCTCCAGCAgttacaacaacagcaacaattaATACAAAAACAATTACCACTCCATCAACAGCTGACAGAGGTACAAATGCTGCCTCTACCTGGTCATACAGAGTTGTTACAACAGTCTGTGCCTCTGCAACAGTTTTTACCAACGTTACCCTTACAGCAAACCCAACAAACGCTTACTCAACAGCAAACACCTCAGTATACCACACAGGTGCTACAGCAGCCTCAGTTATCACAGTTACCACAGCAACCTATGGCACCCCAAGCTGTAGTTCCCCAACAGCAGGCACAAGTTGATcagcagaaacaacaacaacagttaaACCTTCAACAAACAATGCATTTACAACAACAGCAAATGGTACAACAGCAgctccagcagcagcagttgtttaTGGGAGCAGTTACATTAAAGCCAGATCAAAGCCAAATGATGCCGATATCAATGAGTCAACAGTTTCTTCAGCAACAGGCACAACTGAATGTTAGCCCAAGTCCACAGCAGATTCAACAACAAATCCAGATCCCTACTGAGACAGCTCAACAGCATATTCAGTCACAGAAACTTCTACAGCAGTTTGAGCAGCAGCCGGACACACCACAGAAACAGCAGCAGTTTCCCCTGCAGAAGCAGTCGTCTTTACAGCACTCAGAGTCAGAGGTGTCCACAGGAGAGACGAGCTTTACAGAGGACACTGGCAGCTACTCTGCCCCTCTGCACCCTTCGTCTGACTCGTCTCTGCCGCCTCTCCAACTAGGCACGGCTGAAGCACCTGTACCATCACTTTCTCTCACTATGACACCATCTCCTGCTCAGCCTTCCTCTGTTGCTGAATCAGACAGTGAGGGTCCCCCAAAAATTGAATTTGTGGACAATCGCATAAAGACTCTTGATGAAAAACTGAGGAATTTGCTTTATCAGGAGTATAGCAGCggaacagcaacagttacaggaGGAGCTCCATCTGCCCCAACCTCAGCATCAGCTGCCTCTACGTCAGCAGGGGGAGATGAATCATCTGAGCCACAATCGGTTCACCCTGTGTCTTTTCCCCCACCTGCTTCATCCTCAGATACTTCCCCCCACTCATCGTCCTCCACTACCTCTTCCACCACATCCCGTTCATCCTCTACCTCCCCTGATCTAGAGAGGGATGGAGGAGAGGAAGCCTCCTCAGAGTTTCCTAACTCCTTTGAGCTGGGCCCTGTGGAGCATCAGCCTGGCCCATTTGTCCCCTCGACTTCAGCCTGCTCTACCCCACCTTCATCTCTATTGCCTCTCAATCAGGATGACTCTACTGGGGCCCAGCGCCCACCTGTACCAGGAGAACCGATGATCCTT GCTGTACCCCCTCAATCTGACACCAGTACTACTGGAGATGCATCGTGGCCCCCCAATCAGCACCCGATCCCCCTCCGGCATGGACAGCAGCAGCACAATGCAGGAGGTGGATATTTTGGCCTAAACCTGACATGTCCTAGTATCAGAAATCCTGTTAGCAAGAAATCCTGGACTCGCAAATTCAAAAACTGGGCGTGCAAACTGCGTCACTCCGCCAGCTTGTTCAAGAAGCCCAGAGTCCAGCAAG TTTGGATGGATTTTAACACTCTGCCTTTGTGTTCGTGCCCCATGTTTGTCCATGTGCATctatatgtttctgtgttttctttctgtACTCTTTCTCGTCATCACTGTGGTGTTTATTCTTGTGTCTCTGTGTTCTTGTCTCTGGGTCCTTGTCTTccctttttgtttttcattcccaTCTCTTCATCAGATGGACGGTCCTGCAGTCAGACTCTTAGTGAGGAGAAGGAGGTGACCCCCCTAAATCCACCAGAGTCACGCAAAGGACGATTTCAG GTGACTCCAGTGGTACAGTCCTCTCCCCCAAAAGACACACCATCAGGCCATGGGAGTACTCACAGGAAAGTGGGTCGATTCTCTGTAACACAGGCTGAGACAAAGAAAGAAGACAGACATACGGACAGTTCCCCAGTGTCTCCTGATttggagagggagaggaggaaatcTCGTGCAAAAGAGGGGGAGAAAGAAGAAGGTAAGAGGACCCCAGCAATGCCTCGAGGACATGGGCACAGCCACTCACCCTTGGGCAGTAGTGATGACGATGAAAGTGAGCTGGAGGATGAAGACTTGAGGAAAGAACTACATAAGCTTAGAGAAAA GCACATCAAAGAGGTGGTATCCCTGCAGGCCCAGCAAAACAGAGAGCTACAGGAACTTTACCGTCAACTTCGTTCCCTCAAAGATCAACGGCAGAGTTTGCCTGTCCCTTTGTCCCGAACCCCACCTCTTCCAACAGCACCTCCTGTCCTGTCACCTCGCAGGCCCAGACCTGCCAAAATCAAGCTCCGGCAACGGCCTCACTCTCACATGGATAACAACGGACTTACACATTCTG GGATTCAGCAGTCAAGTAGCTTCTCAGGTGGTGAACAGAGTAGACTGCCCCTTTACTGCAACCCGGAGCACCGCACCTCACTGCCTGCTAAAAGAG atcACAGTCCTCTAAGGAAAAGCACATTCACAGATGAACTGCACAAACTTGTTGACAATTGGACAAAGGACACAGTGGGCCCTGCCCCACCCAAGCCTTCATTGAATCAAATAAAGCAAATCCAACAAGTGCAGGAGTTTGGAGGCTGGAGCCAGCCCTCTGAG GCTCCAGCAGGTTGGTTTCCAGTGTCACCAATGAACCCACAGGCCCCTACAGCCCCTGCCAGTCTGCCGGTGGCAGCCCCTTCCCATTTTGCAGGGGGAGGTAGCCTGTCTACTCTGCACTCTCCGGGACCAACATCACAGACGCACGTGGCTCAAGTGCCGCAGATGCAGCAAAGTTTACACCTCCATCAGTCTCTCCCTCTTCAGCAGCTGACCTATCAGCAGTCCCCTCTACGCCAGCAGATCCCACAGCCCCGGATGCAAACACCCATACTGTCTCAGTCACAACCACAGACTCAACCCATCACCCAACTGCCCCATTCACCACCTCAGAGCCAACCGCTGTTGCCTTCCCAGTTGCCCACATCTCCAGTTTCCACTGCTGCACCTCTGCTGACTGGCAGTAGCACCAGTGCATCCACAGAAAGCAGTGCTGCTACTGGAGGGACATTTTGCTCCTGTTCTTCGACCCCATCCACATGCTCCTCTGCCTGCTCTACTGCTGCTGCTCTACCTTCTAGTGCCAAAATTCACCCAACACCCCCAACCTCTACTCTTCCTCTAGGACAGAAATAA